Within the Echinicola sp. 20G genome, the region AGTTTTCTTTTTTCATGGGTAATATTGTCGGTTTTTTATATGGTAATGGTTTTTAAGGGAGGCTTAATTTAGAGAAAACTTTTTTTACGTCAAGGCAATTGAAAGATTTTCATATTAAATGGCGTTAATTTAGGATGGATGGTCTTTGTAAATATTGTGTTATTTCCCCAAAAAATAAGCCTGATTAATTGCTAAATCGTTAAAATATGTAAAAATATTGAATTAATAGTAGGATGAAAGTTTAATTTATTGGATACAGTGTTTTGTAAAAAAATTAACTAAGTTTAGGAGCTGTATTTCATAATATTCCAAACCCATTGAGTTATGTTAAAAATTAAAATAGGAAAAGTATCAGGGGCAGTACTACTGATCATCATGGCCTTTGCATGTAGCAAGCCTGCACCCAGGCTTTCAGATGTGGCCCTGATTCCTCTTCCAGACATGGTGACAGAAGAAGCCGGAGCTTTTGAATTGGACGAATCCACTAAAATTTTTGTTGAGCAAGATGATAAAGGACTTCAAAATGTTGCTGGGTTCTTATCTGCTTTGATCAATAAATCTACAGGTTTTAATGTTCAAGTGGTAAAAGAGGAACCTGCAGAGGGTAATTTTATTGGTTTGAAAATAGGTGCAGGAAGTGGAGAAGAGGCCTATAAACTAAATGTGGGCGAGGAAAAGATTGAGGTTTCTGGAGCTACTGCTGCCGGAGTTTTTTGGGGAGTTCAGACTTTAAGACAATTGATGCCTGATCAAATCGAAAAATCTGGAGAGTATGAAGGGGTGGATTGGCTGATTCCAGCTGGATCTATTCAAGATGATCCTGAATATGCTTATCGTGGAAGTATGTTGGATGTGGCAAGGCACTTTTTTAGTATGGAGGATGTGAAGCGCTACATTGACTTGTTGGCGATGTACAAAATAAATTATTTACACCTGCACTTAGCCGATGACCAAGGCTGGAGGATAGAGATCAAGTCATGGCCAAAACTGACAGAGATCGGCGGTAGTACAGAAGTAGGGGGTGGTGAAGGAGGTTTTTATACCCAAGATGAGTATAAAGAGCTTGTATCTTATGCTCAGGAGAGGTTTATCACCATCGTTCCGGAGATTGATATGCCTGGTCATACCAATGCAGCATTGGCATCATATCCAGAATTGAACTGCAATGGTGAGTCCCCGGAATTGTACACTGGTATCGAAGTAGGGTTTAGTACCTTGTGTACCGACAAGGAGGTTACTTACCAGTTTATTGATGATGTAATAAGAGAGTTGGTTGAATTGACTCCCGGACCCTACATCCACATTGGTGGGGATGAGTCTCATGTGACCGCGTTGGAAGACTATATTCCTTTTATTGAACAGGCACAGGATATAGTAAATTCTTATGGTAAAAAGGTAATTGGCTGGGATGAAATCGCACATGCGGCATTAAGGCCAAGTTCTACTGCTCAGTATTGGGCAAAGGCAGAAAATGCTAAATTGGCGGTCGACCAAGGAGCAAAGGTTTTGATATCACCGGCTTCCAAGGCTTATTTGGATATGCAATATGACTCTACCACTGAGCTGGGGTTGCACTGGGCGGCCTATATAGAACTTGATAGTGCTTATATGTGGGACCCTGCTAAATTGGTGGAGGGGATCGGTAAGGAAAATATATTGGGCGTTGAAGCTCCTTTATGGACGGAAACCATTACCAAAATGGAGGATATAGAATATATGGTTTTCCCACGCTTGATTGGGATTGCAGAGGT harbors:
- a CDS encoding beta-N-acetylhexosaminidase, which encodes MLKIKIGKVSGAVLLIIMAFACSKPAPRLSDVALIPLPDMVTEEAGAFELDESTKIFVEQDDKGLQNVAGFLSALINKSTGFNVQVVKEEPAEGNFIGLKIGAGSGEEAYKLNVGEEKIEVSGATAAGVFWGVQTLRQLMPDQIEKSGEYEGVDWLIPAGSIQDDPEYAYRGSMLDVARHFFSMEDVKRYIDLLAMYKINYLHLHLADDQGWRIEIKSWPKLTEIGGSTEVGGGEGGFYTQDEYKELVSYAQERFITIVPEIDMPGHTNAALASYPELNCNGESPELYTGIEVGFSTLCTDKEVTYQFIDDVIRELVELTPGPYIHIGGDESHVTALEDYIPFIEQAQDIVNSYGKKVIGWDEIAHAALRPSSTAQYWAKAENAKLAVDQGAKVLISPASKAYLDMQYDSTTELGLHWAAYIELDSAYMWDPAKLVEGIGKENILGVEAPLWTETITKMEDIEYMVFPRLIGIAEVAWTSPEKRDWESYKGRLKKHANRLEALGVGYYQSPLLKE